Below is a window of Bacteroidales bacterium DNA.
AAATTTGCATGGTTCTTTCACTATATGCCTATTGGCAATACGGCTGTTCCTGAACTATTGCCCTTACCTGAACAACGTGAGGTTATGTACCGCAAAATAAGAGAATACAGAAAAACCAAACCTATTTTCACAATCGATTTCCAAAATGACGGTGAATATATTAAGGGATGTATTGCAGGTGGTCGCAGCTACTTACACATTAACGCCAATGGTGATATTGAACCTTGTGCTTTTATTCACTATGCAGATTCCAATATTAGAACTCATACACTTCTGGAAGCTTATAAACGTCCCTTATTTATGGCTTATAAAGAAGGGCAACCCTTTAATGACAATATGCTCCGTCCTTGTCCAATGTTGGAAAATCCTGAGTGTTTATGCAATATGGTCAAGAATTCCGGTGCTTATTCAACCGATATGCAGTCTCCTGAAAACATTGACGATTTGTATACTAAGTGTAAGCCCTATGCAAACCGCTGGGCTCCCAAAGCTGATAAACTCTGGGAAGCAAGTCATAAGTAGAATTCACCACAAAAACAAATTAAGATTATATAGATAGAGACTTATATTATAGATAAAATAAACTATTAAATTGTATCAACCACTCACTTCTTAGTCATAAAAGAACGACAAAATAGATATAATCATAGGTCTTTTTTATGCTCTAAAATATCGATATATCAGGGTTTTTAAGAGAAATATCAAATAAACGAAAGGATAAAAATGTTGTAAGTATAGTTGTAAATGAATTGATTAAAACAGTACAAACGTATAGTATAGAATAGCAATTTATTACTAAAATAAGTATTTATGCTTTCAATAAGTATCAGAAAAACTTCATAAAAACTTAACATCTTTTCTTTTACATCCGTGTGTTAGACTTATATCTTTGTATTAGCCTAAACATTGATATGTGAAAACGAGATCTGTTTCTCTGACAATTCTTTCGATTGCTGTTTTTTTTATTTGTTGGGGAATTTCTCAATTGATAAGCATCAAAATGCAACAGACATTATTGTCAAGTTTGTTGTTTTCTATCGTTTTCACAGGTCTGATCGGTTGTTTTATTCCAATATATTTCAAAAACAGATTTGGTTGGAAATACAATAAGAAAAGCTCAAACAAAACAGCAGGTTATATTTTCTTACTTTTAGCGATTGTTTTTTCAACAATATTATCGGGAGCCATTTTCAAAGTGATAGAATTAAAATACTCTTGGAGTATAATTCTAAAATATATACTATTGTTTTTCCCAATGTCGATAGGGATAGGATTGTTTGCTTTTTTATTAATTCCAAATACGATAAAAAAATGGAAAAAGAACAGAGCTAAAAGAGTGCTGTTAGTTATTTCAATAAGCATTTTTTTCTTTGTTTCATTTTATATCGATTCGTTATTTCAAGATATCGAGCTAGCTGCTACCATGGGATTTATCGGGTTGTTATTGGGACTGGGTTATATTTTTCTTAGAAACTTCTGGATTGTTTATTCATCACTTTTTATAATAATGTTAGTCAATACACTAGCAGATAATAAGTATGATGATTATAACTATTGGGTTGTAATTATCAGCACTCTTCTCTCTTTAACAATATTGGCGTTTGACTTTATAAAGAATAGAAAATCAAAAATAGGAACTTAATAAGATTGTAAAAAATGACTACTGAAAAAGAGAAATCACTCCAAGCTGTGTTGGATAAAGTGGTTGACAATAAAAAAGTATTCGGGACATCTTTTGCTTTAAAAAACGATACGATGGCTTGGCAAGGAGCATCCGGTAATTTTACCATAGATCAACCTTATTTTATAGCAAGCACCACGAAGCTGTTTACGACCGCGATAATCCTGAAATTAAGAGAAGAAGGCAAGTTAACTCTTGATGATAAAATCAGTAAATATATTGATGCTTCAATTTTGTATGGATTGCATATTTACAAAGGGAAAGAGTTTACCCACGAACTTACCATCAGACACTTGCTTTCTCATACATCGGGGCTTCCTGACTATTTTCAAGATAAAGGGGCTAACGGGAAGAGTTTGGAAAATGAGTTAATGGGTGGAAATGATCAGTCATGGACTTTTAAAGATTCTATTGAAAGAACAAAAAATATACCTGCTCTTTTTATACCTGGTACAAAAGGAAAAGCAAAGTATTCAGATGCCAATTTTCAGCTTTTGGGAAAAATTATCGAGAAAATAACGGATAAATCTTATTCCGATAATTGCCAAGAGCATGTAATTCAGCCACTTGGTTTAACCAGAACATATCTCTATGAAGATGCAACCGATGAGAATCCAAAGACACTGTATTACAAAAGCAAGGAGTTGAAAATACCCAAAGCAATGACATCTTTTGGGGCAGACGGCGGAATGGTCTCGGTTTCTGCCGATATGCTTGTTTTTATTGAGGCATTTTTCACAGGTAAATTGTTTCCACTAGCCTATATTGAAGAATTACAAGAGTGGAATAGAATATTTTCTCCAATGCGTGCAGGTATTGGTATTCATTTGTTCAAGCTGCCCGGAATTTTTAATCCTACAGGTGCGGTTCCGTATTTTATAGGGCATTCTGGGCTTTCAGGAGCTTTGGCATTTTACAGTCCTGAAGAAAATATTTATATCGCCGGAACTGTAAACCAAACAGCATATAACGATCTATCATTCAGAACAATGATTGCATTAACTATGAAAATTTTGAAGAAATGAAAAATCCAACTACATTAATAGTAGCTGTATTTCTGACTGTGTCACAAATATCCTTTGCACAGCAAAATGAAAAAAAGAGAGAAGTATTGTTTGATATTGGACTAACTTCACAAACCTTATTAGATAAGCATATATCTTCGTTAAGTTGGAGCGGAATGGGGTTAGGAACAACAGTTTCTTATCAAAAATTTATCAAAGAGACATTCGTATTAAAGACAGAATTTTCGTTTTCAAAATTACAACTTGCCAATATCACTGATTATAAGATAAATAGCCATAATTTTAATATTGACTTATTCGGAATGTGGAATATAATCAGCAAAACA
It encodes the following:
- a CDS encoding beta-lactamase family protein — protein: MTTEKEKSLQAVLDKVVDNKKVFGTSFALKNDTMAWQGASGNFTIDQPYFIASTTKLFTTAIILKLREEGKLTLDDKISKYIDASILYGLHIYKGKEFTHELTIRHLLSHTSGLPDYFQDKGANGKSLENELMGGNDQSWTFKDSIERTKNIPALFIPGTKGKAKYSDANFQLLGKIIEKITDKSYSDNCQEHVIQPLGLTRTYLYEDATDENPKTLYYKSKELKIPKAMTSFGADGGMVSVSADMLVFIEAFFTGKLFPLAYIEELQEWNRIFSPMRAGIGIHLFKLPGIFNPTGAVPYFIGHSGLSGALAFYSPEENIYIAGTVNQTAYNDLSFRTMIALTMKILKK